A segment of the Scophthalmus maximus strain ysfricsl-2021 chromosome 11, ASM2237912v1, whole genome shotgun sequence genome:
ataatcaacagattaatcgattatgaaaataatcgttagttgcatcCTCCTTTAATAAATACCCCACTCGTGAACCTTCAGaaatacatttaagaaaaacacaacccTTTCTATGCAGAAAGATTGGGAAGACATTAATAATGAGTAAACCTCGGCTTAGCCTCGATTAGCCCTGTAGTGGAAACTGGGCTTAGGTGATTAGCTAAAAGGAGCataatgagggaacataaggaCTCATTAACACTCGGTgttagaggaaaacaaaaaggcacaAAGATGCCAAATTCCCGTCtacgtgtgtatgtgtcacGAGTGACTAAATCACAGGCACATCATATTGTCAGATTCTTGGTGCATTTCTAATGAGTCtgatgtcattattattaatcacCGTGTTTTTATctacatgttttttcttcacaggcCACAACAGTGTGTTTGCAAGGATATAGCTCCTGCAAGGCTCAGGAAAACCTGTTTCCTCAATCATCTTCGTACGATGAGCGATGGGATCCAGCTCAACTGTCTGCCAGGTAGTTTTAGTTACTTCACATGAGCGTATATTGTACTTTTACTCTTGATTTCCTCGCTAGTTTTAGGTGGGGTAGGGTTGAGCTGGAAAGGGGAGATGCCACATACTTCTGTGCATGAATCTGGAGTTCATAATTCAACTAATTTGGGTTCATGGTAATACAGTTAAAGTGAAGACTAGTTTTTAAAAAGGCCTCCACTTCATCACCTCATAATGATAATGTTACACACAGCCTGGTCACCGGACCAAACAGCGAGCTCGTGTCTATTCTACTCTCTCAGATGGGTCTGCCTAAAAGTGATCACACCGCTCACAACCATTTATCTGAAGACTGACAGATGAGCTCAGCTGAAGCATTTTTTCCTTAtcatccaagatggctgccgttGATGCGGAGACGACTGTTGAATCCACTATTGAGTCAGTATCGAATGATCTGGACGACTGGTGCATTTTCTGTAAAAGCAAAAGAGACAACTGCTGCACGCTGCAGTCAGTTGATACTTTTCTGTTCTACGACTGTTGGTGACTCGCCCCTTGGAAATCAGGAGTGAGCTTAGTGAGTCCAGTGATGCCTGGTTAGTGAACACTTATAGAATAGAAGCCAGGAAAGTTGCTTTTCAAATTAACACATGCACATCAGCAGGTTTTTCAGCATGGTTGGCGATGATGTAAAGTATAAATGAACTGTAGTAAATGGGCTACAACCTGCACAACCATCGGCGTGGCCCCTTTAAAACCgagtgcacatgcacacattcctGAAACTGTTACAAAAGGTTAAAAATGCACTAATACTCTCGAGGGTTGTCGTTACTCCAGCACAGCGACACAGAAAGTGCTGATGGTTTCGAGTCTCTAAATGTGCCTTTCTGACATGTTTCAAATGCTCAGCTCGGCTTCTGATACCTCCCCGTGTCGGACTTGTCAGCTTTGAACCAAAGCTCCTCTGTCACATGTCGACCGTGAACTGAACTCACTGGAGCTGCAAAAGGACTTGGGAGAAAAActaagagaggaagaaggagagttGCTagaagacacagaaagagacagagaacaacaaaccaaacacccATGAGACTCACCGAAGTTCCCTCTGCTCCCGCAAGGCGCAGAGACGGACACGGTGACCCCCTCGCCCCAGGCTGGCTGTCCGTCCGCCTGCATGAACACTCCAaactcatcttcctcctcttcccccttcttCCTGCCACCCACAGTGGCCACGGTGGaacccctctgctcctccagctctctcgCGTACCTCCTTTTCCCTTCCTGACCTCCGTCTCCTGCCGCCACTCtgagcccctcctcctcctcgtcctcctccagactGGGCAGGCCAGTTGCCATGGATCCCAGGGGGAGTGGAGAGGGGTCAGGATTAGCTGGGGAGAGTGccagggaggtggagggatcgGCACAGGCGACATTAAAGACATTAGAGCTGGTCCCTCCAATTTCTTCCACGGGGGCGATGCTTGTGTCGCTGCAGGTGTCTTCatcctttttcctccctcccccgctTCCCTCTGCAGACTCCTGTAGCTTCCTGATGTCTTTCGATGCACAGTTTTTCTGGACTTCTTTATCGTTGTCCTCCAGTATGGCACTAACCTTTGTGTCATTCTTTGCGTGCTGTTCTTTGCCGTCATCACCTTTACTACTGCCACTGTCCGGCTCGTCGCAGGTCTGCTCCCTCCTCCAAACCTCCTTGGCTTCAACGCCTTCCTCGGGATTTGGTGTCCCCTCTTtactctcttcctctgactcCAACTCGTTTCTCAGCTCAGACTCAATTGTCCTACCGTCGCAACCGTTTTCTGTGAGGTACCTTCCATCTGTCTCAAGGATGGGAAGAGCTATTTGTCTGTGAAGTGAAGATGaagcccctctctcctccggcTGGCTGTTGCTTTCCTCATTTTTAAAGAACAGCTGAGGTTTCACTGTGTCGCTCTCGTCGGCGACACGGTCTGGGTCCGGGGGCTCAAATCTGCCAAGATCCAGTTCTTCTTCACCCACGATCCCAGGGTCTGCCTCCCCTAGATGATTCCCGTCGGTGTGCCCTTCTTGGTCGTTCTCTTGTTCTGTCTCAACCCAACAAGCCTCACCGTCAGCAGAGCAGATGCTGCCCTCTGCAGGATTAGAGGACTCGGGGGAGACTGCAGAGCTGATGGAGGCAGGCCGGGCGGAGGCCGGGACATCCTCGTAGCAGTTGGACACAACTGAGAATCGAGCAGGAGTCCGATAgattcctgtttcctcttcGCTTCCCactcgctccctctctttctctgattCTTCATCTGCTTCTGCACCATCAGAAAATCTATTTACGTTAGCCACTATTTCTTCAAAGGGAGTTTCAGTTGGTTCACTGTCAATAAAATCTCTTGATTCTAAGTCATCAGTCAACTGTCCAGAGAGGACATGAATGAAGTCATTGTTTCCAATATGTATTGTCATAATCTCAGAGTTTGtatccgtctctgtctctgaacgGTCATCCTTGCTGGTGGAGGTTTGCGTCTTCGGCTCGTCGTTACTGTCGGCCTCTCTAATCTCTTCACCATCACAGCCACAGAGGGATTGTGGGCAGCTAGATTCTAGGTCAGGGTTTGATGCAGCCAAAACAGAAGTAGGCGACTCTAACTCACAGAGGCCTACCTCCTCCTCATGCTTTTGCCTCTCCTTCCTCATTCCTTTCACATCACCGTTCAGCCTGTTTGGGACGCCTCTTCTCGGacattctcctccctcctcgccttCCTCCTGACTTTCCCTCGTCTGTGCTCCCCTCACACACTGAGTGCAAGCTTTAGGAGAAACATTGTGACAGCATCTGGGACTTCTGCACActgcctctttctctttatCCTGTCTGGCCCTCCTGCCATCCTGCTGCATGCTGGGAAACTGTTTATGGTCCGGGCCTcctttatctccctctccctgtctttctcctgcaggaccctccctgctcctctgctgcctctctttgCTCATGCCCGTTTTCTCACGGCCTGCTGCATTACCGGACTTCCTCCATCTCCGGCCGGAGCGCACTCTAACCCGGTTTGCTCCGGTCTGTGCCGGCGGATTTGGCCCATTGTCCCTCCTCCCTACTGCAGCGTCTCTGCCTCCTACTCCGGTCTTCCCTCTCAGCCATCCTCCAACCCCACTGGAGGCGGCACTGCTGATCACCCCAGCACCAGGCTTAGCTGTCGAGTACAAACAGCTCCCTTTCTCAGTGTGGAGGAAGAGGCATTGAGTCTGTGTCTTCCCGCTGCCTTCTGAGGTCTTCAAAGTGGCGACCGTTACTAAAGCTCCAATCCCAGCCTGTCTGCCATCCAGCCCCAAGGGAAGCCCATACCCCATGCGACCCCATTCCCCGCTCAGGTACACATTTGCAGGCCTGGGGCAGGAAGTTGAACTCCCGTGGCCGGCGGGAGGAGCTGTGGGGGCCTGTCCTCCTCCCAGAGGGCCGACAGCCTTGCAGCGGTTCTTGGAGCATAAGGCCCAAGCTCGAAGGCCCCGGATCAGCGGCAGGTCTCCCAGGCCCAGCTCCAGTCGGCTGGGGAAGGGCAGAGAGGCTCTGGAGCACCTCTGGAGCAACTCCCGGGTGGATCCCGACACATTCAGACAGgggtagttgttgttgttgttctgctggaGCATGATGCTTGTCGTTGGTCTCATCTATGTTTTATCAGTTCTTCTTTGCATGTCCTTTGTTAAAACGCAGCCTCTCATCGAGTTGAATTTTCATCTGTGAGAGTAAAGGCTGCCACTATCAAGAGTCTATTCTTGATTCAGAGCGTGACAACGCAAAGGTATAAATATCGAGGtttagaaaaaacaatacaCTGGGCATTATGAAACAGCTGAAGAATTTCTCACTGGTTCATTCTGGCAAAGGAGAAAATACTTATCTAACAGAGCAGAAGAGAGCTGACTCTCTGGTTAACCTCGAATCTTAACAGTTCATCTTGACAACATCTGAGGTgttgaccccccaaaaaaagaagaaaaaaaagagtcacttGTTTTCCTACAGCGAGCTGCAATTGTGCGTTATCGCTCCTTAACACGGGGTCTCCcgatgaagagaggaaacactCAGGGAGAAGTTTGTCCCAGACTGATGCTCCGTGACGACGTCTTCAGAGCTCCACCACCAGCGCCACTCGTCACTGTGGACTGACTCAGCTTTCACTAAAGAAAGGAGAGTGGGACAAAACGAGGAATTTAAATAGTCATCGATGGAAAGGAAAACGTAATGTGTACTCACATGAAAATAACTAACTGCTTAATACGCTTTAACATGGTGAGAATCTTGCCAGAGGGGGACCCAATCCAGTTATCTACAGTAGAAATCCgatgaaaacatttgataataataataataataataataataataataataaaagaggctttaaattctttaaaaaaaaaatgtcattcatcttttgttttacattggTTCGACTCACTGAATTACAGCTTATTAAGGGGCCGGGAGTCTGTCAAAGGTCATACATTTGGATCCAAGtgttcttctcttccttcttctccaaCACAAACAGGCCTTGGGCCTattctttgatttaaaatgtacatgCACTCCATGACCATCAGGGTGCCCGATACAATAGTCTTTGCACCACCCGTACGGAATCATCAAAGGGTCTGAAGATGGAGCCCGGGTGGCCATAATAACCCCCTCATCAAAAAAAGCCAATAAGTGGCTACAATAGGTTTTGGGTCACGCATGTCTCACTTCGTCCACAGGCTGCGTGCCACTGTACAGAAGAAGAGCCGCGTCGAACCGCGCACTGTGCCATCAACGCGCCGTGTCTCACCTCACTCGTTGCCTCCGTGTCGCGGGTCCCCGGATCAAGTGTCCTTTACTTAACGTCGCTCGCTCCGCTTCCTCGTTGTTTGCGGACGGAGCCTGTTAAAAACCCCTCCCCGGAGCTGGAGCATCCTTCGGTGGGATCAGCGCGCCGCCACATCCGTCCAGTCGGCCTGCACCACTGGCTCCGCGAGCGCAACAAATCCGTTAAATGCGCGTCCGGGTCGGTCCCACGGTCGTCTGGATTGGAGCTGCACACGGCGGTGGGTGTTTAGTCGGTGTCTCCCCcgcgccccccacccccccaccccctcgcacacaacacacacacacacacacgttaggtCATTGCGCATCTTCTCGTGCACCGCGGCTGAGGCATCGTGCGCCGTCGCATCTTACCGCAGTAGCCTCCGGTGCGCTCAGCGAGCAGGATGACGGAGAGCCAATTTGACTTGCAGCCCACTCGCCTGTAGGAGGGGCGACTCGTGCCACACAGCGGCAGGGAGAGGTGACGCGAGCGGAAGTGTATGAGGGGTTGTCGATGCCACACTCCGTGGCTCGTGTTAGTTTCGGTGACTTCGTGCAGAGCCGTCCAAggagagtcgcgacaactccgttcactccgatggaccatttttttccccagcaatggcggatcatggagcccctcaatagttcccggaagtgagcgGCAGCGCATTAGattagcagcagaatggagtcaatggaccgtctgtgttgcacatatgaagggtaagacgtttaaataatcagattgtatattatcaacccatctgaatcaaatcaacatgcgcattaaagcattttagaaaaaataaataaaaagaattttacttaaaaaatttttttttactaactacatagagtaactacataggcatgtcggtctgctttattgtaaacgatacatttattgactactaattaccaaaaatcgcatttctgtccctctgaaTAATGGGTTCGAATTGCGTGTCAAGAACTTCCGGGgactatctgaagtctacatggGTCACGTGACGTGCAGGCATTTCCGACTTctgttgtcgcgactctcattagacggctctgaTTTAGTGTATTGAGATGAGatgtaaaataattattgtgTAATCTGAcaatgagaatgtgtgtgtacaaaatggagagagaaaatctGTCGTGCggttttcatattttgcatAAAAACCTTAATTTAAAGTGTCGCACCAGACTGAGCCTCTGTGACATCCTCCTGCAATGTTTAAAGCAAACGAGCAGCAACTGCACCTCAGGGCCTGTGAAGAAAAATCAGTAAAATGAGGATGGATGACACTAATGTAAGCAACGGCATGCTACTGGAATTTAATGGATTATATCTTCATTTCTTcagaggagggtgagggagcAATTTCATTTAGTATCAAAATCACCAGCTAATGTTAcatcagtcaaaaaaaacaaaactgttttcttcccaaggaaaagaaaaacagacgaggTATGTTAACAGAGCAGATATTTACAGTAGTTGTGTGAGGGATGACAAATATtgatgaggtgggtgagggaaggaaggaggtcaGGAGCAATAGACTGAATAAGGTGAGAGGGGATAGGGTCAAGAGGGCAGGTGGTGGGGCGGGGACCCCGGTGAGAtactgaaatgatgaaatgctTCTTACTTGAAGAAcatgtgagaaaatgtttcttctCACATTCTGTGCATGAAAAATCTCCTCCATCAACGGCGAGATGCAAACGGTTAGGGTGAAGCTTGGGTCTCTCGcttgtctctccgtctctcttctgTGGCATTGTTCCCTCCTCATATGGCATTAATCTCCCCTCACACTCACCCTTGTAGCCTACGTTGCACAGcatcatcacagcagcagatgagTAAattgcagtcacacacacacacacacacacacacacaatagaagACGTCATGCATCCCTTTCTCCAGCAAAATCCCTCCTCTCCAGTCATTTTTCACTTCACATGCTTTTGTGTCTCTGATCAAGAGTGTTAACACGATCTCCATTTTCGTGGCGACTGAATTAGGCCTAATTTAAATGTGAGAATagtattttccaaaaatatttttgtggcCATTGTGCCTCTGTGGATAATGCCTACCACAAGATTTTTTTGAGTTAACCATCTGATATAACAGggcatttttttatattaacaggTCAGAATTATTGGTCCTTAAGCACTCTTACGGAGACCAACATGTTAAAGCTGTATGAGAAATAGCTCCATATTAACGATATAGTGCACTAGTGGCAGGTTGGATCCACGGATTCATGCTGCTGATGccaaaattttgtttttgtagtgtGTAGGAATTCAACAGTGTTTCAAGCTAACATGTCGCTGTAGCTGTCAATGGACCTTTCTTGAATGAAGGCAAATTTCTTGTTGAATCAGTCATTTGTTCACTGCCCTTGCCTGTTACAGTTCTCTTCTGattataaatcaaatgtttgatgTGGATGTGAGTAAGTTTGTCACACTAGATGATCAGATGTTTCACAAATAGGCCTCAGTCAGTAAAACCACTGTGTAAAAGCAAATTTTTGATAGTGATCAtgacattttgaacattataaaaatgtgaaataggAAGTAAAAACTTTCCAAAATCCAAGCTCTGAGACATTTTAGTCATAATAGCTAATTAATGACTTTTAATGATTCAAACTTCTGAAATCTTAAATCATATTAatgaaacaattttaaaaaaatgctatgTATACAACATAGAGTAATTATAAGATATTATCAGACAGTAGTTACAGTGAATTAGAAGTCAAAAGCTTGAGTTACTATTTCACAAATATGAGATAGTAAGTCAAAAATATGATTTACTGTCTGATAATTGTGAGTATTTCTATATAAATCAACAGCTTTGGTCTCTGTCAGgtataaatgtgtaaatgggCTTCCATAACACTTTGTTTTCTACCAAATTTGAAATTGTCAGTGGATGTACCTTTTCCCCAAAGGGAGTTGCTATAGGCTCCAGCCTCCTGCAGTCAATGGGTTGATTATGATGGGTCAATGATACAGGATCATAGATTTTGTGTGGAGTTCAGGAAACACCACTTACCTGAAAGTTGTTTTTCAGTCACTGTGAGGGTCGAGTTAACAATCATTTA
Coding sequences within it:
- the si:ch211-14c7.2 gene encoding uncharacterized protein si:ch211-14c7.2 isoform X2; this encodes MRPTTSIMLQQNNNNNYPCLNVSGSTRELLQRCSRASLPFPSRLELGLGDLPLIRGLRAWALCSKNRCKAVGPLGGGQAPTAPPAGHGSSTSCPRPANVYLSGEWGRMGYGLPLGLDGRQAGIGALVTVATLKTSEGSGKTQTQCLFLHTEKGSCLYSTAKPGAGVISSAASSGVGGWLRGKTGVGGRDAAVGRRDNGPNPPAQTGANRVRVRSGRRWRKSGNAAGREKTGMSKERQQRSREGPAGERQGEGDKGGPDHKQFPSMQQDGRRARQDKEKEAVCRSPRCCHNVSPKACTQCVRGAQTRESQEEGEEGGECPRRGVPNRLNGDVKGMRKERQKHEEEVGLCELESPTSVLAASNPDLESSCPQSLCGCDGEEIREADSNDEPKTQTSTSKDDRSETETDTNSEIMTIHIGNNDFIHVLSGQLTDDLESRDFIDSEPTETPFEEIVANVNRFSDGAEADEESEKERERVGSEEETGIYRTPARFSVVSNCYEDVPASARPASISSAVSPESSNPAEGSICSADGEACWVETEQENDQEGHTDGNHLGEADPGIVGEEELDLGRFEPPDPDRVADESDTVKPQLFFKNEESNSQPEERGASSSLHRQIALPILETDGRYLTENGCDGRTIESELRNELESEEESKEGTPNPEEGVEAKEVWRREQTCDEPDSGSSKGDDGKEQHAKNDTKVSAILEDNDKEVQKNCASKDIRKLQESAEGSGGGRKKDEDTCSDTSIAPVEEIGGTSSNVFNVACADPSTSLALSPANPDPSPLPLGSMATGLPSLEEDEEEEGLRVAAGDGGQEGKRRYARELEEQRGSTVATVGGRKKGEEEEDEFGVFMQADGQPAWGEGVTVSVSAPCGSRGNFAGESTHWTPGWTDSAFHQSDDSWTAFPQDASDEGRDLVGQWWPTSAAEERRDRPSANQNLATVFAEAFPSPPGSSPSDPHDLDTVPTLTQLLRRRASQHQGLLDSYHDLNKMIGQRYKRANGVSRDLLLTTLHLEPPHTESRPAPRTASRRLSPGLPSANQHAQNAVAKRRLSYDHNRNVME
- the si:ch211-14c7.2 gene encoding uncharacterized protein si:ch211-14c7.2 isoform X1; the encoded protein is MRPTTSIMLQQNNNNNYPCLNVSGSTRELLQRCSRASLPFPSRLELGLGDLPLIRGLRAWALCSKNRCKAVGPLGGGQAPTAPPAGHGSSTSCPRPANVYLSGEWGRMGYGLPLGLDGRQAGIGALVTVATLKTSEGSGKTQTQCLFLHTEKGSCLYSTAKPGAGVISSAASSGVGGWLRGKTGVGGRDAAVGRRDNGPNPPAQTGANRVRVRSGRRWRKSGNAAGREKTGMSKERQQRSREGPAGERQGEGDKGGPDHKQFPSMQQDGRRARQDKEKEAVCRSPRCCHNVSPKACTQCVRGAQTRESQEEGEEGGECPRRGVPNRLNGDVKGMRKERQKHEEEVGLCELESPTSVLAASNPDLESSCPQSLCGCDGEEIREADSNDEPKTQTSTSKDDRSETETDTNSEIMTIHIGNNDFIHVLSGQLTDDLESRDFIDSEPTETPFEEIVANVNRFSDGAEADEESEKERERVGSEEETGIYRTPARFSVVSNCYEDVPASARPASISSAVSPESSNPAEGSICSADGEACWVETEQENDQEGHTDGNHLGEADPGIVGEEELDLGRFEPPDPDRVADESDTVKPQLFFKNEESNSQPEERGASSSLHRQIALPILETDGRYLTENGCDGRTIESELRNELESEEESKEGTPNPEEGVEAKEVWRREQTCDEPDSGSSKGDDGKEQHAKNDTKVSAILEDNDKEVQKNCASKDIRKLQESAEGSGGGRKKDEDTCSDTSIAPVEEIGGTSSNVFNVACADPSTSLALSPANPDPSPLPLGSMATGLPSLEEDEEEEGLRVAAGDGGQEGKRRYARELEEQRGSTVATVGGRKKGEEEEDEFGVFMQADGQPAWGEGVTVSVSAPCGSRGNFAGESTHWTPGWTDSAFHQSDDSWTAFPQDASDEGRDLVGQWWPTSAAEERRDRPSANQNLATVFAEAFPSPPGSSPSDPHDLDTVPTLTQLLRRRASQHQGRLLDSYHDLNKMIGQRYKRANGVSRDLLLTTLHLEPPHTESRPAPRTASRRLSPGLPSANQHAQNAVAKRRLSYDHNRNVME
- the si:ch211-14c7.2 gene encoding uncharacterized protein si:ch211-14c7.2 isoform X3, which gives rise to MRPTTSIMLQQNNNNNYPCLNVSGSTRELLQRCSRASLPFPSRLELGLGDLPLIRGLRAWALCSKNRCKAVGPLGGGQAPTAPPAGHGSSTSCPRPANVYLSGEWGRMGYGLPLGLDGRQAGIGALVTVATLKTSEGSGKTQTQCLFLHTEKGSCLYSTAKPGAGVISSAASSGVGGWLRGKTGVGGRDAAVGRRDNGPNPPAQTGANRVRVRSGRRWRKSGNAAGREKTGMSKERQQRSREGPAGERQGEGDKGGPDHKQFPSMQQDGRRARQDKEKEAVCRSPRCCHNVSPKACTQCVRGAQTRESQEEGEEGGECPRRGVPNRLNGDVKGMRKERQKHEEEVGLCELESPTSVLAASNPDLESSCPGLKVSAILEDNDKEVQKNCASKDIRKLQESAEGSGGGRKKDEDTCSDTSIAPVEEIGGTSSNVFNVACADPSTSLALSPANPDPSPLPLGSMATGLPSLEEDEEEEGLRVAAGDGGQEGKRRYARELEEQRGSTVATVGGRKKGEEEEDEFGVFMQADGQPAWGEGVTVSVSAPCGSRGNFAGESTHWTPGWTDSAFHQSDDSWTAFPQDASDEGRDLVGQWWPTSAAEERRDRPSANQNLATVFAEAFPSPPGSSPSDPHDLDTVPTLTQLLRRRASQHQGRLLDSYHDLNKMIGQRYKRANGVSRDLLLTTLHLEPPHTESRPAPRTASRRLSPGLPSANQHAQNAVAKRRLSYDHNRNVME